In a genomic window of Candidatus Babeliales bacterium:
- a CDS encoding AMP-binding protein, which translates to MVLTSILKHNAQKFPHQTALTMRMGYRTVSLTFLQVYELSRKVAVFLAQLGIKPGDRVVIVAPNSPYWICLMWGCLLRGVVIVPLTIQSLGKMVQKIIQQTDAQLLFKYTFFRQDCGPIKTFDIELLPELVGFLDPAAMQEYQATEDDLMQILYTSGTTGDPKGVMLTHNNIYSNMIAVAKIFPFHGKERVLSLLPLSHILEQTIGFFLPFYLHAQIIYAHSHTAIRSLLQEYRITKLITVPEFLKVFMAKIEDDVEVRGKKKLFESMQKISKAVASKWLSRLMFRPILKSMGGKLDIIACGGAALDPLLEEKWQALGIKILQGYGLTETSPVLTYNSLKAHRVGSVGKVLPGVQLSIADDGEILVKGPNIFKGYYNNEEKTRAAFSSEGWFRTGDIGSLDSDGFLYLKGRQKYMILGPGGQNVFPEDIEGELNELPGVKDSCVLGLEQPGGQIQIHAVLLLDDGAGPPDQIVAHANNQLTSYQQIGGWSVWQDIDFPRTATRKIKKEEVKKFIASAGKQTVDQSATFKSPLMRIIAQMSGRDLETINAHTTLGQLQFDSLLTVELIMRIEQNFAAAIDETLITPKTSVADLEEMIAKKEPVKLSAPLKKWPAWFLVRGMRIFFQSFFLLFARLFMKVRVHGKNHLKNFKGPVIFMPNHTSYIDPLALIAALPWRIRWRLAFAAANDMLYGTFSWAAIPGEFLMHAFPFPRHESENIQQGLDTVGRLLDKKISVVLFPEGMISETGDLLPLKGGAGLLAIEMGVPIIPVSIIGSQTICPYDTMMPRSRGAVDIVFGEPLLFSRKESYVQATERIADALKNCKP; encoded by the coding sequence ATGGTTTTAACCTCTATTCTTAAGCATAATGCTCAAAAATTTCCTCATCAGACAGCACTGACAATGCGCATGGGGTATCGCACGGTATCGCTTACCTTTCTACAAGTGTATGAGCTTTCGCGTAAAGTTGCGGTTTTTTTGGCGCAACTTGGTATTAAACCGGGCGATCGTGTTGTTATTGTTGCACCAAACTCGCCGTATTGGATTTGTTTGATGTGGGGATGTTTGTTGCGTGGCGTGGTTATCGTGCCGCTTACTATTCAAAGTTTGGGCAAAATGGTCCAAAAGATTATTCAACAAACTGATGCGCAATTACTTTTTAAATATACTTTTTTTCGTCAAGATTGCGGGCCAATTAAAACCTTTGATATTGAACTTTTGCCAGAACTTGTTGGTTTTTTAGATCCTGCCGCTATGCAAGAATATCAAGCAACCGAAGATGATCTCATGCAAATACTGTACACATCTGGCACCACTGGTGACCCAAAAGGGGTTATGCTAACGCATAATAATATTTATTCAAATATGATTGCGGTGGCAAAAATTTTTCCCTTTCATGGCAAGGAGCGAGTTCTTTCTTTATTGCCGCTGAGTCATATTTTAGAACAGACTATCGGATTCTTTTTGCCGTTTTATTTGCATGCGCAGATTATCTATGCCCACTCGCACACGGCCATACGTTCGTTGTTGCAAGAATATCGCATTACCAAATTAATAACCGTCCCCGAATTTTTAAAAGTTTTTATGGCAAAAATTGAAGATGATGTTGAGGTGCGTGGCAAGAAAAAACTTTTCGAATCTATGCAAAAAATTTCAAAAGCGGTTGCAAGCAAGTGGCTTTCTCGTTTAATGTTTCGGCCTATTTTAAAGTCAATGGGAGGAAAGCTAGACATTATTGCTTGTGGAGGGGCGGCTTTAGATCCACTTTTGGAAGAGAAATGGCAAGCTTTAGGAATTAAAATATTACAAGGTTACGGTTTAACAGAAACGTCTCCCGTGTTGACGTATAACTCACTTAAAGCTCATCGCGTTGGCTCAGTGGGTAAGGTTTTGCCGGGGGTGCAACTTTCCATCGCGGACGATGGAGAAATTTTAGTTAAGGGTCCCAATATATTTAAAGGATATTATAACAATGAAGAAAAAACGCGTGCAGCATTCTCAAGCGAGGGTTGGTTTAGAACAGGGGATATAGGGAGTCTTGATAGTGATGGATTTTTGTATCTGAAGGGTAGACAAAAATACATGATCCTTGGCCCCGGCGGGCAAAACGTTTTTCCCGAAGACATTGAAGGGGAGTTAAATGAGCTGCCTGGGGTTAAGGATAGTTGTGTTCTTGGGCTTGAGCAACCGGGGGGGCAGATACAGATCCATGCAGTTTTGTTACTTGACGATGGTGCAGGGCCGCCTGACCAGATTGTTGCGCATGCCAACAATCAACTTACTTCGTACCAACAAATTGGCGGGTGGTCGGTGTGGCAAGATATCGATTTTCCACGAACGGCTACGCGGAAGATAAAAAAAGAAGAAGTGAAGAAATTTATTGCCTCAGCTGGTAAGCAGACAGTTGATCAGTCTGCTACGTTTAAATCTCCACTCATGCGTATCATTGCGCAAATGAGTGGGCGAGATCTTGAAACTATTAATGCGCATACTACGTTGGGTCAGTTGCAATTTGATTCACTACTCACCGTTGAGCTGATTATGCGCATTGAGCAAAATTTTGCAGCGGCAATTGACGAGACGTTAATAACACCAAAAACGAGCGTTGCCGATCTTGAAGAAATGATTGCAAAAAAAGAACCGGTCAAGCTGAGTGCTCCGCTAAAAAAATGGCCTGCATGGTTTTTAGTGCGAGGCATGCGCATATTTTTTCAAAGTTTTTTCTTGTTGTTTGCACGCTTATTTATGAAGGTGCGTGTGCATGGCAAAAATCACTTAAAAAATTTCAAGGGCCCAGTAATTTTTATGCCCAATCACACAAGCTATATCGATCCGTTGGCGCTCATTGCAGCCCTGCCATGGCGTATTCGTTGGCGTTTGGCTTTTGCAGCAGCAAACGATATGTTGTACGGAACGTTTTCGTGGGCAGCAATTCCGGGTGAGTTTTTGATGCATGCCTTTCCGTTTCCTCGTCACGAAAGTGAAAATATTCAGCAGGGGTTAGACACGGTTGGCCGCTTGCTTGATAAAAAAATATCAGTTGTTTTGTTTCCTGAAGGCATGATTAGTGAAACTGGTGACTTATTGCCGCTCAAGGGTGGAGCGGGGCTGTTGGCAATAGAAATGGGTGTGCCAATAATTCCGGTGAGCATAATTGGTTCGCAAACTATTTGTCCTTATGATACGATGATGCCACGTTCGCGTGGAGCAGTTGACATAGTTTTTGGTGAACCTTTATTGTTTAGTCGCAAAGAATCCTACGTTCAAGCAACTGAGCGAATTGCTGATGCCTTAAAAAATTGTAAACCTTGA
- a CDS encoding VIT1/CCC1 transporter family protein, translating to MSTFKHVVTSFHGKYIKSIVYGGLDGIVTTFAVVAGASGASLNPGVILILGFANLIGDGISMAFGDYVSSRSENEYKEREKAHAESIFDNDLGQEKQCLINSYVAKGFVEQDAQVMVTLLAGNKDSFIAMTLLERGIGTVNRSPFAKALYTFFSFIIFGFVPLLVYLVAFAFPCVMQYAFVLACALTGFTLFFLGAMKVKVTGKDWFRSGLEMLGIGSFASLAAYAVGHLLAGFAGQ from the coding sequence ATGAGTACTTTTAAGCATGTGGTAACATCATTTCATGGTAAGTACATTAAAAGTATCGTTTATGGTGGCCTTGATGGTATTGTAACAACATTTGCCGTTGTTGCTGGTGCTTCAGGTGCATCATTAAATCCAGGGGTGATTCTTATTTTGGGCTTTGCCAATTTGATTGGTGATGGCATTTCTATGGCGTTTGGTGATTATGTGAGTTCTCGGTCAGAAAATGAATATAAAGAGCGAGAAAAAGCACATGCCGAAAGTATTTTTGATAATGATTTGGGCCAAGAGAAACAATGCCTTATTAATTCATATGTAGCAAAAGGCTTTGTTGAGCAAGATGCCCAAGTTATGGTTACTCTTCTTGCTGGTAATAAAGATTCGTTTATTGCTATGACGTTGCTTGAACGAGGGATTGGAACGGTAAATAGATCGCCCTTTGCTAAGGCTTTGTATACATTTTTCTCCTTCATTATTTTTGGTTTTGTGCCATTATTGGTTTATCTGGTTGCCTTTGCGTTTCCATGTGTTATGCAGTATGCATTTGTTTTGGCGTGCGCTTTGACTGGTTTTACTTTATTTTTTTTGGGGGCCATGAAAGTAAAAGTTACCGGTAAAGATTGGTTTAGATCGGGGTTGGAGATGCTTGGCATTGGTAGTTTTGCTTCTTTGGCAGCGTATGCTGTTGGTCATTTGCTCGCAGGTTTTGCTGGCCAATAA
- a CDS encoding GDP-mannose 4,6-dehydratase — protein sequence MNSFVLKKRMPWFVLLVLCVLGLTIWMVCGVETKQLARKKIMITGGAGFIGSHLVQALLERGNRVVIVDNFCPTYDPAWKRRNIAAIQAHDLEKLCILYEADILDMDRMSAIFAQEQPDVICHLAGYADLRASIEKPEDHLAVNTMGTLNMLELTRKFGIENFVFASSSSVYGNNVQVPFKEIDDTDRPTSPYAASKKAGELLTYTYHHLFGLRCACLRFFTVYGPRGTPNMAAFKFIDAIHNEKSLTRYDGQGSLHRDFAYVGDIVDGIVRSIDSLMQKNIGFEVINLAYGSTVSLDDFVATIEQVVGKEAQQVRLPAPRTEMAVTYADIAKAQTLLGYQPKTTLVQGIRSMYAWYVNEYCPTRKTEDL from the coding sequence ATGAATTCTTTTGTATTAAAAAAACGAATGCCGTGGTTTGTTCTGTTGGTGCTGTGTGTTTTAGGCCTGACTATTTGGATGGTGTGCGGGGTTGAAACTAAGCAGCTTGCCCGAAAAAAAATTATGATTACCGGTGGGGCGGGTTTTATTGGTAGCCATCTTGTTCAAGCATTGCTTGAGCGAGGCAATCGTGTGGTGATTGTTGACAACTTTTGCCCAACATACGATCCGGCTTGGAAGCGGCGTAATATTGCTGCAATTCAAGCGCATGACCTAGAAAAATTATGCATACTTTACGAGGCCGATATTTTGGATATGGACAGAATGTCGGCCATTTTTGCCCAAGAGCAGCCCGACGTTATTTGTCATTTAGCTGGTTACGCCGACCTGCGGGCTAGTATTGAAAAGCCTGAGGACCACTTGGCAGTTAATACCATGGGTACGCTTAACATGCTGGAGCTGACAAGAAAATTTGGTATAGAGAATTTTGTTTTTGCTTCAAGTAGCAGTGTTTATGGCAACAATGTTCAGGTTCCTTTCAAAGAGATCGACGATACCGATCGGCCAACAAGTCCTTATGCGGCCAGCAAAAAAGCAGGCGAGTTGTTAACGTACACCTATCACCATTTGTTTGGTTTGCGCTGTGCCTGTTTACGTTTTTTTACTGTTTATGGACCGCGTGGAACGCCCAACATGGCCGCGTTTAAATTTATTGATGCTATTCATAATGAGAAATCGTTGACACGTTACGATGGGCAAGGTAGCCTGCATCGTGATTTTGCTTATGTTGGCGATATTGTTGATGGCATTGTGCGTTCAATTGACAGTCTTATGCAAAAAAATATTGGATTTGAAGTGATCAATCTTGCTTATGGTTCAACTGTTTCGTTGGATGATTTTGTTGCAACAATTGAGCAGGTAGTAGGCAAAGAGGCTCAGCAGGTGCGCCTGCCAGCACCGCGAACAGAGATGGCTGTTACGTATGCGGATATTGCAAAAGCGCAAACATTGTTGGGGTATCAGCCAAAGACAACGCTTGTTCAGGGTATCAGGTCAATGTATGCGTGGTATGTGAATGAATACTGCCCAACGCGTAAAACAGAAGATTTATAA
- a CDS encoding glycosyltransferase has translation MNLIVVFLIFLFSGSAYAAVPVCEQEKIKVLFVVTKFPYGLQTFVVSQIRGLIDRGYDVKIFAKIAPDPTLPEVLKDYDFLDRVFYEGIPLEHGNFDIILCQIGTLARDCLALLNDKKIFGKLLVFFRGHDLSAYLQKDPHAYDDVIKKADLLLPVCDYFADRLRSLGASSEKIVTLHSSTDVEKFFFRERAPAPDGIIRLITVCRLTGLKGIEYAVQAVARILQNHKNIEYTIVGDGNIRNQLSRLIDKLGIRSNVRLVGRQTHEEVVRLLDQSHIFIHPSVTAASGEQEGIPNAIQEAMAMGLQIISTYHSGIPELVEHGISGFLAPEKDIKALTEYLDYLIKNPATWPAMGRAGRAKVVQDFETKKEHDQLEQIFSRLLFLPA, from the coding sequence ATGAATCTGATTGTTGTTTTTTTAATTTTTTTGTTCTCTGGTTCGGCATATGCTGCTGTTCCAGTTTGTGAGCAAGAAAAAATCAAAGTTCTTTTTGTTGTGACAAAGTTTCCCTATGGTTTGCAGACGTTTGTTGTGAGTCAAATTCGTGGTCTGATTGATCGTGGCTATGATGTAAAAATTTTTGCCAAAATTGCTCCTGACCCAACACTTCCTGAAGTTCTTAAAGATTATGATTTTTTAGACCGAGTTTTTTATGAGGGCATACCACTCGAACACGGTAATTTTGATATTATTTTGTGCCAGATTGGCACCTTAGCGCGCGATTGTTTAGCGCTTCTAAATGACAAAAAAATATTTGGAAAATTGTTGGTTTTTTTTCGTGGACATGATTTAAGTGCCTATCTACAAAAAGATCCCCATGCTTATGACGATGTTATTAAAAAGGCAGATCTTTTGTTGCCGGTGTGCGATTATTTTGCAGATCGTTTGCGTTCTCTGGGTGCATCTTCTGAAAAAATTGTCACGCTTCATTCATCAACTGACGTAGAAAAATTTTTTTTTAGAGAGCGTGCTCCTGCTCCAGATGGCATCATTCGTTTGATTACCGTTTGTCGCTTAACTGGCTTGAAAGGAATTGAATATGCCGTGCAAGCGGTGGCTCGTATTTTGCAAAACCATAAAAATATCGAATATACCATTGTTGGAGATGGGAACATACGGAATCAACTGTCTCGGTTGATAGATAAGCTAGGTATTAGAAGCAATGTTAGACTTGTTGGTCGGCAAACTCATGAAGAAGTAGTTCGCTTGCTTGATCAGTCGCATATTTTTATACATCCTTCGGTTACTGCTGCTAGTGGCGAACAAGAAGGTATTCCTAATGCAATACAAGAAGCAATGGCAATGGGACTGCAGATAATTAGTACCTACCATAGTGGTATTCCAGAACTAGTTGAGCATGGTATTTCTGGTTTTTTGGCACCTGAAAAAGATATTAAGGCATTGACTGAATATCTTGATTATTTGATTAAAAATCCTGCTACGTGGCCCGCTATGGGCCGTGCAGGTCGTGCCAAAGTTGTTCAAGACTTTGAAACCAAAAAAGAACATGATCAACTTGAGCAGATTTTTTCGCGTCTTCTTTTTCTTCCCGCTTGA
- a CDS encoding glycosyltransferase: MKKLILLVLFFMAIAECFSSNQHVAKPAMKILFFLQKFPYNNQVFINNQISGLIDRGHDVKIYAEKVGDSTMPRVINKYNFDQRVFYGDIPANESDFDIVLCQFGTSASSCLSYFNRGLSGKLCIFFRGYDLTGLPSRYPNFYDKAFAKASLLLPVCESFADRLRILEAPAEKIVILHSAIDCNMFAFRERTFPKEGPVNIVSTSRLVEKKGIDYAIRAVAALHKTHPNIHYSIIGDGYLRIRLEKLVKELGAEEYISFKGWQPSEQVARILDQSHIFILPSIVAFNNEEGIPNALKEAMAMGLPVVSTYHSGIPELVEHGISGFLAPEKDVAALSEHISYLVKNPDLWPAIGRAGRAKIEQEYEMNKENDKLEKILYSLVQGEE, from the coding sequence ATGAAGAAATTAATCTTGCTGGTGTTGTTTTTCATGGCGATAGCTGAGTGTTTTTCTTCAAATCAGCATGTTGCAAAGCCGGCTATGAAGATTTTGTTTTTTTTGCAAAAGTTTCCTTATAACAATCAAGTTTTTATCAATAATCAGATTAGTGGTCTTATCGACCGTGGTCATGATGTCAAAATTTATGCAGAAAAAGTTGGTGATTCTACCATGCCGCGTGTGATTAACAAGTACAATTTTGACCAACGTGTTTTTTATGGTGATATACCTGCCAATGAAAGTGATTTTGACATTGTTCTTTGTCAGTTTGGCACGTCAGCATCGTCATGCTTATCATATTTTAACCGCGGGTTGTCGGGTAAACTGTGTATTTTTTTTCGTGGGTATGATTTGACGGGTTTGCCAAGTCGTTATCCTAATTTCTATGATAAGGCCTTTGCAAAGGCCTCGCTCTTGCTGCCGGTGTGTGAAAGCTTTGCTGATCGATTGAGGATATTAGAGGCGCCGGCAGAAAAGATTGTGATCTTGCATTCAGCAATTGATTGTAATATGTTTGCCTTTCGTGAGCGCACATTTCCTAAAGAAGGGCCAGTTAATATTGTTAGTACGAGTAGGTTAGTTGAAAAAAAGGGTATAGATTATGCCATTCGTGCCGTTGCTGCGCTGCACAAGACCCATCCAAATATTCATTACAGCATTATCGGTGATGGTTATTTGCGAATAAGACTGGAAAAGTTGGTCAAGGAGCTTGGAGCTGAAGAGTACATTTCCTTCAAGGGTTGGCAACCTTCTGAACAAGTTGCGCGTATTTTGGATCAGTCGCATATTTTCATTTTGCCGTCAATTGTTGCATTCAACAATGAAGAGGGTATCCCCAATGCACTCAAAGAGGCAATGGCCATGGGGTTGCCGGTTGTGAGTACTTATCACAGTGGTATTCCTGAGTTGGTTGAGCATGGGATTTCTGGTTTTCTTGCACCAGAAAAAGATGTTGCGGCTCTTTCAGAGCATATTTCCTACCTTGTTAAAAATCCTGATTTGTGGCCGGCCATTGGCCGTGCTGGCCGCGCTAAGATTGAGCAAGAATACGAAATGAACAAAGAAAATGATAAGCTTGAAAAAATTTTGTATTCGCTTGTTCAAGGAGAAGAATGA
- a CDS encoding glycosyltransferase: MKNRIILFAGVLLSASVLQASQKPLKIVMSQEHFPVSTNTFVINQFVGLLERGHEVYMHAQPWQGRTLDIVLRYGLLDKIFPSFSSEIANADIVLAQFGPRGVQMLELKKKDNLPGKLVTCFRGHDISAYEKRNPGVYRELLQEGDLFLPVCEYFAKRLVELGADPKKVVVHHSAIDCKKFAFKKHELPVAGPIKIVSTSRLACKKGIDYAIKAVVQLHELYPNIHYTIIGGGGQRDRLENMVNALGAKSYIFFTGWLEPEHVIKILNQSDIFILPSMTALSGDQEGIPNALKEAMALGLPVVSTYHSGIPELVTHGVSGLLAPEKDHATLAQNLKFLIENPDVWEPMTRAARTVIEQEFNLETESERLEQILCALVQEGER; the protein is encoded by the coding sequence ATGAAGAATAGGATTATTCTCTTTGCTGGTGTATTGTTAAGCGCGTCTGTGCTGCAAGCATCACAAAAACCTTTGAAAATTGTTATGTCGCAAGAACACTTTCCCGTTAGTACTAACACTTTTGTCATTAACCAATTTGTTGGTTTGTTAGAGCGAGGACATGAAGTGTACATGCATGCCCAGCCTTGGCAGGGCCGAACGTTGGATATTGTTCTCCGTTATGGCCTTCTTGATAAAATTTTCCCTTCTTTTTCTTCTGAAATTGCAAATGCCGATATTGTACTTGCGCAGTTTGGTCCGCGTGGTGTTCAGATGCTCGAGCTTAAGAAAAAAGATAACTTGCCAGGAAAGTTGGTAACTTGTTTTCGTGGGCATGATATTAGTGCTTATGAAAAAAGGAATCCTGGTGTTTATCGAGAGCTTTTGCAAGAAGGTGACTTGTTTTTGCCCGTTTGTGAGTATTTTGCTAAGCGACTGGTTGAGCTGGGTGCGGATCCAAAAAAAGTGGTAGTACATCATTCGGCAATTGATTGTAAAAAATTTGCTTTTAAAAAGCATGAGCTTCCAGTTGCTGGTCCTATAAAAATTGTTAGTACGAGCAGGTTAGCGTGCAAGAAGGGTATTGATTATGCCATTAAAGCGGTTGTCCAGTTGCATGAGCTTTATCCGAATATTCACTATACTATTATTGGAGGAGGTGGTCAGAGGGATCGCTTAGAAAATATGGTGAATGCTCTTGGCGCAAAGAGTTATATTTTCTTTACTGGTTGGCTAGAGCCTGAGCACGTAATTAAAATTTTGAATCAATCTGATATTTTTATATTGCCTTCCATGACGGCACTTTCTGGCGATCAAGAGGGTATTCCTAATGCTCTTAAAGAAGCTATGGCGTTGGGTTTGCCGGTGGTGAGTACTTACCATAGCGGTATTCCTGAGCTGGTGACACACGGTGTTTCTGGCTTACTTGCTCCTGAAAAAGATCATGCTACGTTGGCACAAAATCTTAAGTTTTTAATTGAGAATCCTGATGTGTGGGAGCCTATGACGCGTGCGGCCCGTACCGTTATTGAGCAGGAATTTAACTTAGAAACAGAAAGTGAACGGCTCGAACAAATTTTATGTGCATTGGTGCAAGAGGGAGAGAGATGA
- the prfB gene encoding peptide chain release factor 2 — protein MLIDDLREKLKSVEPDVQAIKQFWEQSNSGPKLTTLTDEVNGANFWQHKDRDAISSEYNRLKHLGESYDEITKAYNDNLEMIELFAENDQELAGIEPEINQLCRKIKKFKLELFLNQDGDDKYCYMSINAGAGGTESQDWASMLLRMYLRFCEREGFKVDIIDYQTGEEAGIKSATLYIQKKNATGFLRTESGIHRLVRISPFDSNKRRHTSFAAVAVTPEAEDVKIEINEDDLRIDTYRAGGAGGQHVNKTDSAVRITHLPTGIVVQCQNERSQARNKQTAMKLLKSRLYERQEDERRAKEGAVKKQKIEWGSQIRSYVLHPYKMVKDHRTDVESPQPDLVLDGDIMLFIEAALLLDAAATPTK, from the coding sequence ATGCTTATTGATGATTTACGCGAAAAACTAAAATCAGTAGAACCAGATGTTCAAGCAATTAAACAATTTTGGGAACAATCGAACTCTGGACCCAAGCTCACCACACTCACTGACGAAGTCAATGGCGCCAATTTTTGGCAGCACAAAGACCGCGATGCAATTTCCAGCGAGTACAATCGCTTAAAACATTTGGGCGAAAGTTACGACGAAATTACCAAAGCCTATAACGACAATCTTGAAATGATTGAGCTTTTTGCTGAAAATGATCAAGAGCTTGCAGGGATAGAACCTGAAATTAATCAGCTCTGCCGCAAAATTAAGAAATTCAAACTTGAGCTTTTTCTCAACCAAGACGGCGACGACAAGTACTGTTACATGAGCATTAACGCCGGCGCCGGCGGCACCGAGTCGCAAGACTGGGCTTCAATGCTGCTGCGCATGTACCTGCGCTTTTGCGAACGCGAGGGCTTTAAAGTTGACATCATCGACTATCAAACGGGCGAAGAAGCAGGCATAAAATCTGCCACACTCTACATTCAAAAGAAAAATGCTACCGGTTTTTTAAGAACCGAAAGCGGCATTCACCGCCTTGTGCGCATTTCTCCTTTTGACTCAAACAAACGTCGCCACACTTCATTTGCTGCTGTTGCCGTAACGCCAGAAGCTGAAGACGTAAAAATCGAAATAAACGAAGACGACCTACGCATAGACACCTACCGCGCCGGTGGCGCAGGCGGCCAGCACGTCAACAAAACCGACTCGGCTGTACGCATTACCCACTTACCAACTGGCATTGTGGTCCAATGCCAAAACGAACGTTCGCAAGCACGCAACAAACAGACAGCCATGAAATTGCTTAAATCGCGCTTGTACGAGCGACAAGAAGATGAACGCAGAGCCAAAGAAGGCGCGGTCAAGAAACAAAAAATTGAGTGGGGCTCACAAATTAGGTCGTATGTTTTGCATCCGTACAAAATGGTCAAGGACCACCGAACCGATGTAGAATCACCACAACCTGACCTGGTGCTTGATGGCGATATTATGTTGTTTATTGAAGCTGCTTTGTTGCTTGATGCTGCCGCTACGCCAACCAAATAG
- the tilS gene encoding tRNA lysidine(34) synthetase TilS, which yields MLNFAQLLRDTKEIIFKACSDLKDPVAKHTLRCSPYALSLSNGSGEIGLTRPTIILGLSGGPDSVFLLYLLAQLQDEGFIKLIAAHLDHGWRSNSADDVTFCQKLCNRFGVQLISGHANNNALNAKQNGSLEELGRKLRRSFLENVMREQQANLIALAHHRQDQQETFLLRLLRGSSLAGLRCMDSITLPYIRPLLTTDKRDIVAFLDAHNIAYLTDPTNQADDFLRNRIRKYVIPALRDCDERFEQKCESTIQHLQAEDDFLKKLTLQAFGSIFDTKMHGSLTALRTCEPVIQKRLVIHWLVEQKASFKPSENFITEVLKFLLSSRGGTHQLGEHWALVKKQNSFWLKHSVDQPTL from the coding sequence ATGTTGAACTTTGCACAATTGCTCCGAGACACTAAAGAAATTATTTTTAAAGCTTGCTCAGATCTTAAAGATCCAGTAGCAAAGCACACTCTCCGATGTAGCCCGTACGCCCTGAGCTTGTCGAATGGGTCGGGCGAAATCGGACTAACAAGACCCACCATCATCCTCGGCCTTTCAGGCGGCCCAGACTCAGTCTTTTTGCTGTACCTGCTTGCCCAACTCCAGGACGAAGGGTTTATCAAGCTTATTGCCGCCCATCTTGACCACGGCTGGCGCTCCAACTCAGCAGACGATGTTACTTTTTGCCAAAAGCTGTGCAATAGATTTGGTGTGCAACTGATCAGCGGACACGCAAACAACAATGCCCTGAACGCAAAACAAAATGGCTCGCTAGAAGAACTTGGCCGCAAGCTGCGTCGTTCATTTCTTGAAAACGTTATGCGCGAACAGCAGGCAAATTTGATTGCGCTGGCACACCACCGCCAAGACCAACAGGAAACATTTTTGCTGCGCTTGTTGCGCGGCAGCTCTTTGGCCGGCCTGCGCTGCATGGACAGCATTACACTGCCGTACATCCGTCCGTTGCTAACAACTGACAAGCGAGATATTGTGGCATTTCTTGATGCTCACAACATTGCGTATCTGACCGACCCCACCAACCAGGCAGATGACTTTTTACGCAACAGAATTAGAAAATATGTGATACCAGCCCTGCGCGACTGCGACGAGCGCTTTGAGCAAAAATGCGAAAGTACTATTCAGCATTTGCAAGCCGAAGATGATTTTTTAAAAAAACTTACCCTGCAAGCTTTTGGCAGCATTTTCGATACTAAAATGCATGGCTCGCTTACCGCACTACGCACCTGCGAACCGGTTATTCAAAAGCGCCTAGTTATTCACTGGCTTGTGGAACAAAAAGCATCGTTTAAACCAAGCGAAAATTTTATCACTGAAGTGCTCAAATTTCTCTTAAGCTCACGCGGCGGCACCCACCAACTTGGTGAGCACTGGGCACTCGTCAAAAAACAAAATAGCTTTTGGCTCAAACACAGCGTAGATCAACCAACTCTTTAA